GCTCTTCCAGGATCTTGATGCCCTGGGGCAACTGGTCGAGGATCTTGCCGATCTGATCGGTCTGCTTGCTCACCCGGCTGCTGAGCACGTCGAGGCCGTCCAGCGCGCGGGTGATGTCGTCCACCTGCTGGTTCAGGCCGCCGATCAGCGTGTTCGCCTGCTCGATCAGCGAGCGCACCCGGTCTTCGCGACCGCCGAGGGTCTTGTTCAGTTCGGTGACGATCGGCTGCAACTGCGCGACGCCGCCGCCGTTGAGCAGCAGCGACAGCGCGCCCAGCACCTGCTCGACCTCGGTGGCGTGCCGGGTGCGGTCGACCGGGATGACCGAGCCGTCGGCCAGCCTGCGGGGCTCCGGATCGGCGGCGGGCTTGGACAGTTCGATGAACTTCTCGCCGAGCAGATTCGATTGCCGGACCTCGGCGCGCGCGTTCGCGGGCAGGTCCACCGACGAGTTGACCACGGTGCGCACCGTGGCGGTCCACTGGTCCTTGCCGATGCTGATCTTCTCGACCCGCCCGACCGGCACCCCCTCTACCTTGACCGCCGACTGCGGCACCAGGTCCAGGACGTCGTCGAACTGGATGTCGATGTGCATCGGGTGCTCGCCCACGTCCGCGCCGCCGGGCAGCGGCACGCTGTAGATGCCGTCGGCGGCGCACGAGGTGACCAGCGCGGCGGACAATCCCAGTGCCACGGCCGCGCCCAGCCCGCGCGCGACGAAACGGATTCGGATGCTCATCGCTCCCCTCCCTGCGACGGCGGAAGCCGGTCCGAAGGCGTGCCGGGCACCGTGCCCGGCACCGGGTCACGCTGCTGGTTCTCGCCGCTGAGGATGCCGAACGGCAGATTCAGCGTCGGGGTCTGCACCCCGGCGGTGATCTGGTCGGTGATCTCCTTGCAGTGGTCGAGGATCGGCCGCATCTGCCTGCCGAGCGCCTCGAACT
Above is a genomic segment from Nocardia sputorum containing:
- a CDS encoding MCE family protein; this encodes MSIRIRFVARGLGAAVALGLSAALVTSCAADGIYSVPLPGGADVGEHPMHIDIQFDDVLDLVPQSAVKVEGVPVGRVEKISIGKDQWTATVRTVVNSSVDLPANARAEVRQSNLLGEKFIELSKPAADPEPRRLADGSVIPVDRTRHATEVEQVLGALSLLLNGGGVAQLQPIVTELNKTLGGREDRVRSLIEQANTLIGGLNQQVDDITRALDGLDVLSSRVSKQTDQIGKILDQLPQGIKILEEQRPQLVALLAQLDRLGAAGFDVLNTSKDDLIRDLTSLRPTLQELGRSAPDLVAAVPLIPTYPFPDSALESTFGGSVNTWLSVDQQIGVTLSNLGVGKPDPVYIPPVGPPVPVNPTNPYYNGNGPRPGWPTVSILPLPPLMAQPPAPGVPGPVGAILEQLGVGSGPR